A region of Streptomyces cinnamoneus DNA encodes the following proteins:
- a CDS encoding TetR/AcrR family transcriptional regulator: MGHREDLLDGAKRCLLDKGWVRTTARDIVAASGANLASIGYHYGSKDVLMMEAFLKLTEDWGEQITGALARAAEAGVPRDERLAAVVDGIVDSFAGDRQFWAAQLEVIGQLDNHPELRRRFAAVMPEGRVGLVAVFEGVDDSAVPAGAARTTGFLYYALFTGLWVQWLIDPKQVPSGRDVVEGLRRAVAGNVLEAPDK, from the coding sequence ATGGGACACCGGGAAGATCTGCTCGACGGCGCCAAGCGCTGCCTGCTGGACAAGGGCTGGGTGCGCACCACCGCGCGCGACATCGTGGCGGCCTCGGGCGCCAACCTCGCCTCGATCGGCTATCACTACGGCTCCAAGGACGTGCTGATGATGGAGGCGTTCCTGAAGCTGACCGAGGACTGGGGGGAGCAGATCACGGGGGCCCTGGCCCGCGCTGCCGAGGCCGGCGTCCCCCGGGACGAGCGGCTCGCCGCGGTCGTCGACGGCATCGTCGACAGCTTCGCGGGCGACCGCCAGTTCTGGGCCGCCCAGTTGGAGGTGATCGGACAGTTGGACAATCACCCCGAACTCCGCCGGCGGTTCGCCGCGGTGATGCCCGAGGGACGCGTGGGGCTGGTGGCCGTTTTCGAGGGGGTGGACGACAGTGCCGTGCCGGCCGGAGCGGCACGGACCACGGGCTTCCTGTACTACGCGCTGTTCACGGGGCTGTGGGTGCAGTGGCTGATCGACCCGAAGCAGGTGCCCAGCGGCCGGGACGTCGTCGAGGGTCTGCGCCGCGCGGTGGCCGGAAACGTGCTGGAGGCACCGGACAAATAG
- a CDS encoding cytochrome P450 produces MTDTPSTAPSAPAFPQDRGCPYHPPAQYPELAARGPVGRMTLYDGREVWAVTGHAEARALLADPRLSSDRQNPSFPVVVPRVEDQAAVGIPLLGVDDPEHARQRRMLIPRFSLKRVAAMRPRIQETVDGLIDAMLDEGPEAELVSAFALPVPSMVICQLLGVPYADHEFFEAQSRALLASETADEAAVARESLKAYLHRLVDAKEAHPGDGLLDELIADRLADGQLDRDELVMLVLVLLVAGHETTANMIALGTFTLLEHPAQLAALTAEPGLMPGAVEELLRYLSIADGMVRLATEDIELGGHTIRAGDGVLLPTSVINRDSGAYEQPDALDVRRVARHHVAFGYGVHQCLGQNLARAEMEIALTTLFARIPTLRLAVAPDEVPVKPGSTLQGLYALPVTW; encoded by the coding sequence ATGACCGATACCCCCTCCACCGCACCGTCCGCCCCCGCCTTCCCTCAGGACCGCGGCTGCCCCTACCACCCCCCGGCCCAGTACCCCGAGTTGGCGGCCCGCGGGCCGGTCGGCCGCATGACCCTCTACGACGGCCGCGAGGTGTGGGCGGTGACCGGGCACGCGGAGGCCCGTGCGCTGCTGGCCGACCCCCGCCTGTCCTCCGACCGGCAGAATCCTTCCTTCCCCGTCGTCGTGCCGCGCGTGGAGGACCAGGCCGCCGTCGGCATCCCGCTCCTCGGCGTCGACGACCCCGAGCACGCCCGCCAGCGCCGGATGCTCATCCCGCGGTTCAGCCTCAAGCGCGTCGCCGCGATGCGCCCGCGGATCCAGGAGACCGTGGACGGGCTCATCGACGCCATGCTGGACGAGGGCCCCGAAGCGGAACTCGTCTCCGCCTTCGCCCTGCCCGTACCGTCGATGGTCATCTGCCAGCTCCTGGGCGTGCCCTACGCCGACCACGAGTTCTTCGAAGCGCAGTCCCGCGCCCTGCTGGCCTCCGAGACCGCGGACGAGGCGGCCGTGGCGAGGGAGAGCCTCAAGGCGTACCTCCACCGCCTGGTGGACGCCAAGGAGGCCCACCCCGGCGACGGGCTCCTCGACGAGCTCATCGCCGACCGGCTCGCCGACGGACAGCTCGACCGCGACGAACTCGTCATGCTGGTCCTGGTCCTGCTCGTCGCCGGTCACGAGACCACGGCCAACATGATCGCCCTCGGGACGTTCACGCTCCTCGAACACCCCGCTCAGCTCGCCGCCTTGACCGCCGAGCCCGGCCTGATGCCCGGTGCCGTGGAGGAGCTGCTGCGCTATCTGTCCATCGCCGACGGCATGGTGCGCCTCGCCACCGAGGACATAGAGCTCGGCGGTCACACCATCCGCGCCGGCGACGGCGTCCTCCTGCCCACCTCCGTCATCAACCGCGACTCCGGTGCCTACGAGCAGCCCGACGCCCTCGACGTGCGCCGCGTCGCCCGCCACCACGTGGCCTTCGGCTACGGCGTCCACCAGTGCCTCGGCCAGAACCTGGCCCGCGCCGAGATGGAAATCGCCCTGACCACCCTCTTCGCCCGTATCCCGACCCTGCGTCTGGCCGTTGCCCCGGACGAGGTGCCCGTCAAGCCCGGAAGCACCCTGCAAGGTCTCTACGCCCTCCCGGTCACCTGGTGA
- a CDS encoding ferredoxin yields the protein MRVSIDSDVCIGSGMCALTAPSVFTQDDDGFGTVRPGRADGGGDPLVKEAVRSCPVQAVTVAED from the coding sequence ATGCGTGTCAGCATCGATTCCGACGTGTGCATCGGCTCGGGCATGTGCGCCCTGACCGCGCCCTCGGTCTTCACCCAGGACGACGACGGCTTCGGCACCGTCCGGCCCGGCCGGGCCGACGGCGGGGGAGACCCGCTCGTCAAGGAAGCGGTGCGGTCCTGTCCCGTACAGGCGGTCACCGTCGCGGAGGACTGA
- a CDS encoding helix-turn-helix domain-containing protein — protein sequence MRGEYQQLVDEISAALGAPATLEDRDFALIAFGAHGGDDDLELTMDPVRTRSILQRRSTAAVRAWFEAFGIARAQAPLRIPPDPAAGVFKGRICLPVRHRGVVHGYVWLLDEQHLAGLDLRVPFADPRLAQAMETAARIGALLAAEARAGAELGELLRELLTARPAGREAARAVLREALGPTAEGPLALVAVAPWRPAGDGEGDADQPAGDGAASALATQSGVAAMCAVPDALPGGSAALAALVRLRATTSPAPALAAADRLLRSPRAGRAEASGPGGPALAVLAAAGVGTPRRGLEELPEAWAEALAAARAAMAERRLGPVAEWAGIGPYRVLTGLSERRAADPSVLPLLAGTHTELARTAEVFLDCAGQAGRAAAALGIHRQTLYYRLGRVEQLTGLDLDNGEDRLLLHMTLKAARLRRP from the coding sequence ATGCGAGGCGAGTATCAGCAGCTGGTGGACGAGATCTCGGCGGCGCTCGGCGCTCCCGCGACGCTGGAGGACCGCGATTTCGCCCTGATCGCCTTCGGTGCCCACGGGGGCGACGACGACCTCGAACTGACCATGGACCCGGTGCGCACCCGGTCGATCCTCCAGCGGCGGTCGACGGCGGCGGTGCGGGCGTGGTTCGAGGCCTTCGGCATCGCGCGGGCGCAGGCGCCCCTGCGCATTCCGCCGGACCCCGCGGCCGGGGTGTTCAAGGGCCGCATCTGTCTGCCGGTGCGCCACCGGGGGGTGGTGCACGGCTATGTGTGGCTGCTGGACGAGCAGCATCTGGCGGGGCTGGACCTGCGGGTGCCCTTCGCCGACCCCCGGCTGGCGCAGGCCATGGAGACGGCCGCCCGGATCGGTGCCCTGCTGGCCGCCGAGGCCCGGGCGGGGGCCGAGCTGGGCGAGCTGCTGCGGGAGCTGCTGACCGCCCGGCCCGCCGGCCGGGAGGCGGCGCGGGCCGTGCTGCGGGAGGCGCTGGGGCCGACGGCGGAGGGGCCGCTGGCGCTGGTCGCCGTGGCGCCGTGGCGCCCGGCCGGCGACGGCGAGGGCGACGCCGACCAGCCGGCCGGGGACGGTGCGGCCTCGGCGCTGGCCACCCAGTCGGGGGTGGCGGCGATGTGCGCGGTGCCGGACGCGCTGCCCGGCGGCTCGGCCGCGCTGGCCGCGCTGGTCCGGCTGCGGGCCACCACCTCGCCGGCCCCCGCGCTGGCGGCGGCCGACCGGCTGCTGCGCTCGCCGCGGGCCGGCCGCGCGGAGGCCTCGGGGCCGGGCGGGCCGGCCCTCGCGGTGCTGGCGGCGGCCGGGGTCGGCACGCCGCGGCGGGGGCTGGAGGAGCTGCCGGAGGCCTGGGCCGAGGCGCTGGCGGCGGCCCGGGCGGCGATGGCCGAGCGGCGGCTGGGGCCGGTGGCCGAGTGGGCGGGGATCGGTCCGTACCGGGTGCTGACCGGGCTGTCGGAGCGGCGCGCGGCGGACCCCTCGGTGCTGCCGCTGCTGGCCGGGACGCACACCGAACTGGCCCGCACGGCGGAGGTCTTCCTGGACTGCGCCGGCCAGGCGGGCCGTGCCGCGGCGGCGCTGGGCATCCACCGGCAGACGTTGTACTACCGGCTGGGCCGCGTCGAGCAGCTGACGGGCCTCGACCTGGACAACGGCGAGGACCGCCTGCTGCTGCACATGACGCTCAAGGCGGCGCGGCTGCGCCGGCCCTGA
- a CDS encoding proline dehydrogenase family protein: protein MLGPVILAASRSDRMRRFVSAAPGTKQVVDRFIAGETVEQVIPIVKDAAAKGLEVTLDVVGEDITTVEQSYAARDAYLELIERLKELGLGTRAEMSVKLSMFGQALEGGHELALANVRPVVEAAAAIGTTVTLDAEDHTTLDSMFAIHEELRKDFPQTGCVIQAYLFRTEEDARRLAAAGSRVRIVKGAYKEPASVAYQDKAEIDKAFVRIIKILMAGSGYPMIGSHDPRLIAISQELALQAGRKLDEYEFQMLYGIRSDEHVRLAAEGHRMRVYTAYGTDWYGYFMRRLAEKPANLLFFARSILTKG from the coding sequence GTGCTGGGTCCCGTGATCCTCGCTGCGTCCCGCAGTGACCGCATGCGCCGTTTCGTTTCGGCCGCCCCGGGCACCAAGCAGGTCGTCGACCGGTTCATCGCCGGCGAGACCGTCGAGCAGGTCATCCCGATCGTCAAGGACGCCGCGGCCAAGGGCCTTGAGGTCACGCTGGACGTGGTGGGCGAGGACATCACCACGGTCGAGCAGTCGTACGCGGCGCGCGACGCCTACCTGGAGCTGATCGAGCGCCTCAAGGAGCTTGGTCTGGGCACCCGGGCCGAGATGTCCGTCAAGCTCTCCATGTTCGGCCAGGCGCTGGAGGGCGGCCACGAGCTGGCCCTCGCCAACGTCCGCCCGGTTGTCGAGGCCGCCGCCGCCATCGGCACCACGGTCACCCTGGACGCCGAGGACCACACGACCCTCGACTCGATGTTCGCCATCCACGAGGAGCTGCGGAAGGACTTCCCGCAGACCGGCTGCGTCATCCAGGCCTACCTCTTCCGCACCGAGGAGGACGCCCGCCGCCTCGCCGCGGCCGGCAGCCGGGTGCGTATCGTGAAGGGTGCGTACAAGGAGCCCGCCTCCGTCGCGTACCAGGACAAGGCAGAGATCGACAAGGCGTTCGTCCGCATCATCAAGATCCTCATGGCGGGCTCGGGCTACCCGATGATCGGATCGCACGACCCGCGTCTGATCGCCATCTCCCAGGAGCTGGCGCTGCAGGCAGGACGCAAGCTGGACGAGTACGAGTTCCAGATGCTGTACGGCATCCGCAGCGACGAGCACGTGCGCCTGGCCGCCGAGGGCCACCGGATGCGCGTGTACACCGCGTACGGCACCGACTGGTACGGCTACTTCATGCGCCGCCTGGCCGAGAAGCCCGCGAACCTGCTGTTCTTCGCCCGCTCCATCCTCACCAAGGGCTGA
- the pruA gene encoding L-glutamate gamma-semialdehyde dehydrogenase, with translation MDAVTQVPAPVNEPVHSYAPGSPERARLEAKLKELAANPIDLPMTIGGEKRMGGGEPFKVVQPHNHAAVLGTFHHATTQDAQDAIDAALAAAPAWRAMSFDDRAAIILRAAELLAGPWRETLAASTMLGQSKTAQQAEIDTPCELVDFWRFNVHFARQILAEQPVANSAGVWNRSDHRPLEGFVYAITPFNFTAIAGNLPTAPALMGNVVVWKPSPTQTHSAVLLMQLLEEAGLPKGVINLVTGDGIAVSEVALNHPELAGIHFTGSTKTFQYLWKTVGTNIEKYKSYPRLVGETGGKDFVVAHPSADRAVLKTALTRGSFEFQGQKCSASSRAYVPRSIWEDGFREEFAAEVDGITMGDVTDLSNFIGAVIDERSFAKNKAAIDRAKADPSCTIVAGGTYDDSVGYFVRPTVIECTDPENEVFTTEYFGPILAVHVYEDADFDAMLAQMESVSAYALTGSVIAADRYAAADAMEKLRFAAGNFYINDKSTGAVVGQQPFGGGRASGTNDKAGAASNLQRWVSTRSIKETLVPPTDYTYPHMG, from the coding sequence ATGGACGCTGTGACCCAGGTCCCCGCGCCGGTCAACGAGCCGGTGCACAGCTACGCCCCCGGCTCGCCCGAGCGCGCCCGTCTTGAGGCCAAGCTCAAGGAGCTGGCGGCCAACCCGATCGACCTGCCGATGACCATCGGCGGCGAGAAGCGCATGGGTGGCGGCGAGCCCTTCAAGGTCGTCCAGCCGCACAACCACGCCGCCGTCCTCGGCACGTTCCACCACGCCACCACGCAGGACGCCCAGGACGCGATCGACGCGGCCCTGGCCGCCGCCCCGGCGTGGCGCGCGATGTCGTTCGACGACCGCGCCGCGATCATCCTGCGCGCCGCCGAGCTGCTGGCCGGCCCCTGGCGCGAGACCCTGGCCGCCTCCACCATGCTCGGCCAGTCCAAGACCGCCCAGCAGGCCGAGATCGACACCCCCTGCGAGCTCGTCGACTTCTGGCGCTTCAACGTGCACTTCGCGCGCCAGATCCTCGCCGAGCAGCCGGTCGCCAACTCCGCGGGCGTGTGGAACCGCAGCGACCACCGGCCGCTGGAGGGCTTCGTCTACGCGATCACGCCCTTCAACTTCACCGCCATCGCGGGCAACCTGCCGACCGCCCCCGCCCTGATGGGCAACGTGGTCGTCTGGAAGCCGTCCCCGACCCAGACGCACTCCGCGGTGCTGCTGATGCAGCTGCTGGAGGAGGCGGGCCTGCCCAAGGGCGTCATCAACCTGGTGACCGGTGACGGCATCGCCGTCTCCGAGGTGGCCCTGAACCACCCCGAGCTGGCCGGCATCCACTTCACCGGCTCGACCAAGACCTTCCAGTACCTGTGGAAGACGGTCGGCACCAACATCGAGAAGTACAAGTCCTACCCGCGCCTGGTCGGCGAGACCGGCGGCAAGGACTTCGTCGTCGCCCACCCGAGCGCCGACCGCGCCGTGCTGAAGACCGCGCTGACCCGCGGCTCCTTCGAGTTCCAGGGCCAGAAGTGCTCGGCCTCCTCCCGCGCCTACGTCCCCCGCTCCATCTGGGAGGACGGCTTCAGGGAGGAGTTCGCCGCCGAGGTCGACGGCATCACCATGGGTGACGTCACCGACCTGTCGAACTTCATCGGCGCCGTCATCGACGAGCGGTCCTTCGCCAAGAACAAGGCCGCGATCGACCGGGCCAAGGCCGACCCGTCCTGCACGATCGTCGCCGGCGGCACCTACGACGACTCGGTCGGCTACTTCGTCCGCCCGACCGTCATCGAGTGCACGGACCCGGAGAACGAGGTCTTCACGACCGAGTACTTCGGCCCGATCCTCGCCGTCCACGTCTACGAGGACGCCGACTTCGACGCGATGCTGGCCCAGATGGAGTCCGTCTCGGCGTACGCCCTGACCGGCTCGGTCATCGCCGCCGACCGCTACGCGGCCGCCGACGCGATGGAGAAGCTCCGCTTCGCCGCGGGCAACTTCTACATCAACGACAAGTCGACCGGCGCCGTCGTCGGCCAGCAGCCCTTCGGCGGCGGCCGCGCCTCCGGCACCAACGACAAGGCCGGTGCGGCCTCCAACCTCCAGCGCTGGGTCTCGACCCGGTCGATCAAGGAGACCCTGGTCCCGCCGACCGACTACACCTACCCGCACATGGGCTGA
- a CDS encoding purple acid phosphatase family protein: MDTPRVGIPERLAARMTMPEQHEYLRTRLTRRGMLRAGAATAGAVAGTGLLGAGPARARTAAPTLLTSPATGRVDGSLVAPFGRHLAFGADPRTQMRISWQVPFAVKRPYVRVGPRPWDLSQRIPAEARDLHTPALPKKLPAVDQLYLHAALDGLRPGQTYYYGVGHDGFDPADPRHLGTLGTFSTAPDRAEKFVFTAFGDQGVSYHALANDQLILGQNPAFHLHAGDICYADDSGAGKPTDVYDARTWDQFLAQTESVAKSVPWMVTTGNHDMEAWYSPNGYGGQSARWALPDNGFDPRHSPGVYSFTYGNVAVVALDANDVSYEITVNTGYSRGRQTAWLDRRLRALRAQRGIDFIVVFFHHCAYSTTKGHASDGGVRDAWVPLFEKHQVDLVVNGHNHVYERTDAVRRGRVGRRVPVGGSTDPTRDGIVYVTAGGAGKSLYDFPAPDSYEGHERDVDAISSYHWAKGREKSPEEVEWSRVRYTGYSFLAVEAEPGPRPRLRVSALAESGARIDCFDITRPGGSGPQNGSGAGQ; the protein is encoded by the coding sequence ATGGACACACCACGGGTAGGAATTCCCGAGCGCCTCGCCGCGCGCATGACGATGCCCGAGCAGCACGAGTACCTGCGCACCCGCCTCACCCGGCGCGGCATGCTGCGCGCGGGCGCGGCCACCGCCGGCGCCGTGGCGGGCACGGGCCTGCTGGGGGCGGGCCCCGCGCGGGCCCGGACGGCGGCGCCCACCCTGCTGACCTCCCCCGCCACCGGCCGCGTCGACGGCTCGCTCGTCGCCCCCTTCGGCCGGCACCTGGCCTTCGGCGCCGATCCGCGGACGCAGATGAGGATCTCGTGGCAGGTGCCGTTCGCCGTCAAGCGCCCCTACGTGCGCGTGGGCCCGCGCCCCTGGGACCTCAGCCAGCGGATCCCCGCCGAGGCCCGCGACCTGCACACCCCGGCCCTGCCCAAGAAGCTCCCGGCGGTGGACCAGCTGTACCTGCACGCCGCCCTCGACGGCCTCCGCCCCGGGCAGACCTACTACTACGGCGTCGGCCACGACGGCTTCGACCCCGCCGACCCCCGGCACCTGGGCACGCTCGGCACGTTCAGCACGGCCCCGGACCGGGCGGAGAAGTTCGTCTTCACGGCCTTCGGCGACCAGGGCGTCAGCTACCACGCGCTCGCCAACGACCAGCTGATCCTGGGGCAGAACCCGGCCTTCCACCTCCACGCGGGCGACATCTGCTACGCCGACGACAGCGGCGCCGGCAAGCCCACGGACGTCTACGACGCCCGCACCTGGGACCAGTTCCTGGCCCAGACCGAGTCGGTCGCCAAGTCCGTGCCCTGGATGGTGACGACCGGCAACCACGACATGGAGGCCTGGTACTCACCCAACGGCTACGGCGGCCAGAGCGCCCGCTGGGCCCTGCCGGACAACGGCTTCGACCCCCGCCACTCCCCCGGGGTCTACTCCTTCACCTACGGCAACGTGGCCGTCGTGGCACTGGACGCCAACGACGTCTCCTACGAGATCACCGTCAACACGGGCTACAGCCGGGGCCGGCAGACCGCCTGGCTCGACCGGCGGCTGCGGGCGCTGCGCGCCCAGCGCGGCATCGACTTCATCGTGGTCTTCTTCCACCACTGCGCCTACTCCACGACGAAGGGGCACGCCTCGGACGGCGGCGTGCGCGACGCCTGGGTGCCCCTGTTCGAGAAACACCAGGTGGACCTGGTCGTCAACGGCCACAACCACGTCTACGAGCGCACGGACGCCGTCCGGCGGGGCCGGGTCGGCCGGCGGGTGCCCGTCGGCGGGAGCACCGACCCCACCCGGGACGGCATCGTCTACGTCACCGCGGGCGGTGCGGGCAAGTCGCTGTACGACTTCCCCGCACCGGACAGCTACGAGGGCCACGAGCGCGACGTGGACGCCATCAGCAGCTACCACTGGGCGAAGGGCCGTGAGAAGAGCCCGGAGGAGGTGGAGTGGTCGCGGGTGCGCTACACGGGCTACTCGTTCCTCGCGGTCGAGGCGGAGCCCGGCCCCCGCCCCCGGCTGCGGGTGTCGGCCCTGGCCGAGAGCGGGGCGCGGATCGACTGCTTCGACATCACCCGGCCGGGCGGGAGCGGCCCCCAGAACGGCTCCGGCGCCGGTCAGTGA
- a CDS encoding 3-isopropylmalate dehydrogenase: protein MSRSIRLAVIPGDGIGPEVVAQGLKVLDAALPSDVKVETREYDLGARRWHATGDTLPDAELESLKDHDAILLGAIGDPSVPSGVLERGLLLKLRFAFDHYVNLRPSKLLPRTATPLAGRPEIDFVVVREGTEGPYVGNGGSLRTGTPAEVATEVSLNTAYGVERVVRDAYERAQARPRRKLTLVHKNNVLVHAGHLWKNIFDRVGREYPEVTTDYLHVDAATIFFVTQPERFDVIVTDNLFGDILTDLAAAISGGIGLAASGNINPTGAFPSMFEPVHGSAPDIAGTGKADPTATVLSVALLLRHLGYEAEATRIETAVTEDVTGRDGSARTTDEIGDALASRVRAASVTP from the coding sequence ATGTCTCGCAGCATTCGCCTCGCAGTGATCCCCGGGGACGGAATCGGCCCCGAAGTCGTGGCCCAGGGCCTCAAGGTCCTTGACGCGGCGCTCCCTTCGGACGTGAAGGTGGAGACCCGTGAGTACGACCTCGGGGCCCGCCGCTGGCACGCCACCGGCGACACCCTGCCGGACGCCGAACTGGAGTCGCTGAAGGACCACGACGCCATCCTCCTCGGCGCCATCGGCGACCCGTCCGTGCCGTCCGGCGTCCTGGAGCGCGGGCTGCTGCTCAAACTGCGGTTCGCCTTCGACCACTACGTCAACCTGCGGCCCTCCAAACTCCTCCCCCGTACGGCCACCCCGCTCGCCGGCCGCCCCGAGATCGACTTCGTCGTGGTCCGTGAGGGCACCGAGGGCCCGTACGTCGGCAACGGCGGCTCGCTGCGCACCGGCACCCCCGCCGAGGTGGCCACCGAGGTCAGCCTCAACACGGCCTACGGCGTGGAGCGCGTGGTCCGCGACGCCTACGAGCGCGCCCAGGCGCGCCCGCGCAGGAAGCTGACCCTGGTCCACAAGAACAACGTCCTCGTCCACGCCGGTCACCTCTGGAAGAACATCTTCGACCGGGTGGGCCGGGAGTATCCCGAGGTCACCACCGACTACCTGCACGTCGACGCCGCGACGATCTTCTTCGTCACCCAGCCCGAGCGCTTCGACGTGATCGTCACCGACAACCTCTTCGGCGACATCCTCACCGACCTCGCCGCCGCCATCTCCGGCGGCATCGGCCTCGCCGCCTCGGGCAACATCAACCCCACCGGTGCCTTCCCGTCGATGTTCGAGCCGGTCCACGGCTCCGCGCCCGACATCGCCGGCACCGGCAAGGCCGACCCCACGGCCACGGTCCTCTCGGTCGCCCTCCTGCTGCGACACCTCGGCTACGAGGCGGAGGCGACGCGCATCGAGACGGCGGTCACGGAGGACGTGACGGGCCGCGACGGCTCGGCCCGCACGACGGACGAGATCGGCGACGCGCTCGCGTCCCGGGTACGGGCGGCCTCCGTAACCCCGTAG
- a CDS encoding branched-chain amino acid aminotransferase, with translation MTTPTIELKPTSHPLSDAEREQILASPGFGRHFTDHMVTIRWTEGRGWHDAQLVPYAPLSIDPANMTLHYAQAIFEGLKAYRQPDGSVATFRPDENARRFQDSARRLAMPELPVETFVEACDALVKQDKAWVPGSGEQSLYLRPFMFATEVGLGVRPSNEYLFVVIASPAGAYFPGGVKPVSVWLSQEYVRAAPGGTGAAKCAGNYAASLVAQAQAAEHGCDQVVWLDAVERRWIEEMGGMNLYFVYGNRIVTPRLTGTLLPGITRASLLQIAADLGYEVSESRISVDDWKDGNADGSLTEVFACGTAAVITPVGSVKSTTGDWTVGDGQPGEVTMKLRKALLDIQTGAAEDTHGWMHRLG, from the coding sequence ATGACGACGCCCACGATCGAGCTCAAGCCCACCTCGCACCCGCTCTCCGACGCGGAGCGCGAGCAGATCCTGGCCAGCCCCGGATTCGGCCGCCACTTCACCGACCACATGGTGACCATCCGGTGGACCGAGGGCCGCGGCTGGCACGACGCCCAGCTCGTTCCGTACGCGCCGCTGTCGATCGACCCGGCGAACATGACCCTCCACTACGCCCAGGCCATCTTCGAGGGCCTCAAGGCCTACCGGCAGCCCGACGGCTCCGTCGCGACCTTCCGGCCCGACGAGAACGCCAGGCGCTTCCAGGACTCGGCCCGCCGCCTGGCCATGCCCGAGCTGCCGGTCGAGACGTTCGTCGAGGCCTGCGACGCCCTGGTCAAGCAGGACAAGGCGTGGGTGCCCGGTTCCGGCGAGCAGTCGCTCTACCTGCGCCCGTTCATGTTCGCCACCGAGGTCGGCCTCGGGGTGCGCCCGTCCAACGAGTACCTCTTCGTCGTCATCGCCTCGCCCGCCGGCGCCTACTTCCCCGGTGGCGTGAAGCCGGTGTCGGTGTGGCTGTCGCAGGAGTACGTGCGCGCCGCCCCCGGCGGCACCGGCGCCGCCAAGTGCGCGGGCAACTACGCCGCCTCGCTGGTCGCCCAGGCCCAGGCCGCCGAGCACGGCTGCGACCAGGTCGTCTGGCTCGACGCGGTGGAGCGCCGCTGGATCGAGGAGATGGGCGGCATGAACCTGTACTTCGTGTACGGCAACCGCATCGTCACCCCGCGCCTGACCGGCACGCTGCTGCCCGGCATCACCCGCGCCTCGCTGCTCCAGATCGCCGCCGACCTCGGCTACGAGGTCTCCGAGAGCCGCATCTCCGTCGACGACTGGAAGGACGGCAACGCCGACGGCTCGCTGACCGAGGTCTTCGCCTGCGGCACCGCCGCCGTCATCACCCCGGTCGGCTCGGTCAAGTCCACCACCGGTGACTGGACCGTCGGCGACGGCCAGCCCGGCGAGGTGACCATGAAGCTCCGCAAGGCGCTCCTGGACATCCAGACCGGTGCCGCCGAGGACACGCACGGCTGGATGCACCGCCTCGGCTGA